A stretch of Brassica napus cultivar Da-Ae chromosome C6, Da-Ae, whole genome shotgun sequence DNA encodes these proteins:
- the BNAC06G02980D gene encoding uncharacterized protein BNAC06G02980D, which produces MSSVGQSILMALTVTVNKYASSNVQAVRRNETKRDSLTASTTDLRRRNIIFSSSSSFLAAALTTSDQLLQKYLKKSEENKTKNDKERLDSYYKRNYKDYFEFVEGSTKGKTEAELSESEKRILEWLKANK; this is translated from the exons ATGAGTTCCGTAGGGCAAAGCATTCTAATGGCTTTAACAGTAACCGTTAACAAATACGCTTCCTCCAATGTTCAAGCAGTGCGGAGAAACGAAACCAAACGCGATTCTTTAACCGCTTCAACCACTGATTTAAGACGCAGAAACATCatcttctcctcttcctcttccttccTTGCTGCCGCTTTGACCACAAGCGACCAGCTTCTCCAGA AGTATTTGAAGAAATCTGAGGAAAACAAAACCAAGAACGACAAAGAG AGATTGGACAGTTATTACAAGAGGAACTATAAGGACTACTTTGAGTTTGTTGAAGGATCTACAAAGGGGAAGACAGAAGCAGAGCTCAGTGAGTCTGAGAAACGGATACTCGAATGGCTCAAGGCCAACAAATga